From the genome of bacterium:
TGCTGCGACGAGATCCTCGCGCCCGTCGCCATCGACGTCTGCCACGGCCGAGAAGGTGTCCTGATCCCATGTGCTGGGATCGAAACCGACAAATCGAGGATCGCTGATGGAGAGCGTGGACTCTCCATCGACATGGTCTTCCATCGGCTCGGCCATCTGCATGATGACCAGGTGCCGCGTCTTGTTGTGAATGGCCGCGATTTTTGCGCGCTCGCGCGGCATTGGAACCATGTCCACGGAACGCAGCAGACTCGTCTCCAGACTGAACTCTGCCGGAAAATCCCCCGTGGCCGATTGGAGTCGAACCATCAAGTGGTTGTATGAATCGCCGGGCTGGAAGATGATGTCGTTCTTCCCATCGCCGTCGATATCGGCGATCATCGGCGGGTCGGAGACCTGTCCAGTCGTGTAGAACGTCTCAACGGGCTCCAGCGAGATCCCTCGCGTTCCCGCCTGAAGAATCTGCATCTTCTTGCCGACGACCAGCAGGACATCTTCCCGCCCGTCCCCGTTGAGTTCCCCAAGCGTGAGATGATCGGCTTTCAGATCGGTCATTTCACCGCGCTGCAACCGTCCCTCATCTGTCTGGTACATGACAACCAGGCTGGCCGGCGCCTCGGCCATCAGCAGATCAGTCCGTCCGTCACCGTTGACGTCTGCGGCGATCATCGACTGCACGAGACCATCCAGAGTGATCTCTTCCTTGGTGAAGGGGGCCGCCTCGTTGTCCTCGCTCTGATAGAGAATTTCCAGCAGACCGGCGTCGTTCGATACGGATGCAATGTCCATGTGGCCGTCGCCGTTCAAATCGGCAACGGTTAGTCCCAGACTACGGCGATAGGCGTCGTAAATGTGCGGCCCATCCAGGTGGAACTCCACGGCGGATTCCGGCGCCGCCCAGCCGGCAACGGTGAGCGCGCTTGCAAGGGCAAGGGATTTAAGGACTATTCGATTTGAGAGCATAGTGGGTGACCTTCGGAGATTGGGGCCACGCCCCGACCGTAAGATGACTCAGCCTACCCGGTAACGGCGACAGCGCGGCAATGGAAAATGAAAATCCCAGGGGCGCAGAGGCCCCTGGGAAGACGAATCCTATGGTTTGGCGGCGGTCACTCGTCGCTTGCCGGTCGCGTGTCGGAGGGCGGCCAATTGGAGGGCGGCCAGTTCTTGCGGCGCTCTTTGTCGGCGCGGCGGTCACCACCAAAGCGGCGGTTCTTGAAGATCACCTCAACACGTTCCCGTCGATCTTGCCCGGAGCGACGGTCCTGCCCAGTGCGGCGCTCTGTCACCCCATCCCACGTGCCGTCGGGCCGCGTGCCGGGTCTTGGGCCCGGGGCAGCGGGAGCTTCTGCCGGTGTCTGAGGGGCAACTTCTACGGCAACGGGGGTCGGTGCCGCTGCCGGTTCCTCTTCTTCAGCGGGTGCGGGTGTTACGCCCTTGGGGGCAGGAGATCGGAATTCCTGGGGCTCGTGATCGTGAGACTCACGGATGAACTTCCGCTTCAACATCTCCTTCTGCTTCTCTTCCAGCTCCCGCATCCGATTCCGATCGGTCTCGATCGTCGGACGGTACTCGACTTTGCCCTGGCCGATAGCAGCGAGGAACTTCTCTTCGCCGTTTTGCCGGAGATAGTTCAGGACAGCCGCATATTGATCATCCGGGTATCCAGGGTCCGTGATCCCCATGCGGCGGAGCAGGCGCTGCATGCCGCCTTGCTTGAGCAACTCGGCGTAGATCGTCTCCGACAACTCGTAGCCGAATTCGCGGAAGTAGTTGTGGACTGCCGATCGAATCTGTTGGTCCGATCCGGGACTCATATCGTCGCGCTCCTGGGCCTTCGGGGGAAAAGCAGGCAGAAGGCATCTAGCAATTTGTTCGGGAGCTATGTTCAATCGCGACAGGTGCCGATGTCAAATCCCATTGGACGTTCGAAGCGATCTCAAGTGTCGTCCGGGAGGATCTCATCCTGGAGCTCGCCGGCGTCGGCAACACTCTCGCCCGAGACGTCCTCCAGCTCCAGCAGGTCCTGGCGAGTCTTTGCCATGTATTCGCGGCGACGCTGACGGTACTCGTCTGCGCTCATCTTCATCTGCGGATTCTGTTCGCCGGCCCTGATCTCTTCGAAGAGTTTCTCGATGAAGGGAACGCACCACCCGCAGCCCGTCCCGGCCCCGAAACACTCGGAGCACTGAGACGGCACCTGCGGATTGTTCAAACGGATGAACTTGGCGACTTTTTGAAACGGAACGTGGAAGCAGACACACAATTCCGTGGGGGATTCCATGCGGTTCAGTCTTCCGCCTGGCCGCGGGCCTCGTCGAGGGCCTGGACGATTTCATCCTGATCAGAATTGATTTCGAGCGAACGTTCCCAGCACTCGATGGCCGAGTCCGGATTGTCCAGGACCATGAACAGCGCGCCCTGACCATTCAGAGCCGGGTAGTATTCTTCTTCCAACGACAGGGCCGCATCGAAGGCATTCTGTGCCTCCTCGTAGAAACCGACCAGATCGTCGTCGTCTTCCCAGTTCGGATTATCCTCGAGACCATCGGTGAACATCATCAAGGCCGTCTGGCCGAGATGGTAGAGGGCGAGCGGATTCTCTGGGAAACGCTCGCTGGCTTCCCGGAAAAGGTCGAGGGCCTCTTGATACTCGCCTTCCTCGATCAGGGCTTCGCCCTCCTCGATCAGCGATTCAAGGTCATCCTCTTCGTCTTCGGCATCCGCATCATCGTCTCCGAATTCGAACTCGTCGTCCTCTTCAAACTCGTCGTCCTCGAAGTCGTCACCCTCGAACTCGTCGTCTTCATCTTCGAAGCCGTCGATCCAGCCAGAGGATTCCTCTTCCTCATCTTCCCATGGGGGGGGACAGACCATAACACTGCTCCTTGCAGGGTAGCCTTCCGGGTTTTTGTCTCCTGGGTGTTCCAGTCGTCGGGCTGACGGCTAGCGGGATATTGTTGGGTATGGCAAGGACAAAACGGCCGTTTCGTGGCGTTTTTTTTGAGCCGAAGCCGGGAAAGCGCCCGCCAAGGCCTCCAGTAACCTGAACTTCACACTAGATCGTTGCCGCTGGCCCACTTAGCTGTCAGTCCCTCGAATCGGCCCGGAAAGCCGACGAATGCGGGGGGAAGAGGCGCCCCAAGCATGCAATTCCCGGTTTGTTCGGCTTGCAGCCCGCTTTCGGGTAGGCCATTCTATGACACAAGATTCTCGCGAGAATCGCCACAGGAGGGGCTTTTGTGAACCGACCATTGATACTCGTTATCAATCCAGGGTCCACGTCCACGCGTGCCGCTGTCTACGGAGGGGAGGAACTCCTGGCCGAACGTCATCTCATCTGCGATCCTGCCAAACTGGCCGGGTTCGCCCGCGTGATCGACCAGGCCGCATACCGCAAGGAACAGATTCTGGAAATGCTCAGGGAGATCGAAATCTCTCTGAGCGAACTCGATGCAATTGCTGCTCGAGGCGCGCCGCTTCGCTCCGTTCCGGGAGGCGTCTATCGCATCAATCGAGAGATGCTGGCGGATGCAATCGACGATGGCTTCGTTGAGCATGCTTCGAAGGTCGCCTGCGTGATTGCGAACGAACTATCGAGAGAGGCTCAGAACATCCCGGCGTTCATTGTCGACCCGATCTCTACCGATGAGTACGACGAGATCTCCCGCATCAGCGGGCTGGCAGAACTCCCCCGCCAGTCATTGACGCACGCGCTGAACATGAAGCGCGCAGCCCGCCATTGTGCCACAGAAATCGGAAAGCGCTATGAAGACGCGAACCTGATTATCGCGCACCTGGGAGGCGGCTGTTCGATCGCCGCACATCGTCACGGACGGATGGTCGATTCGGTCGATGCAAACGGAGAGGGACCTTTCTCTCCCGAACGCAGCGGCGGCCTGCGCGTTGACGACCTCGCGCGAATGGTCCTCGTGAGCGGCGATGATTATGCGCGCATTCGTCGACGCCTGACGCGCGAGGGCGGCCTGAAAAGCCACCTCGGAACAACCGATGCCAAAGAAGTCGAACAGCGCGTCGAAGACGGAGACGCGAACGCCCGCCTTGTCTTCCAGGCGATGGCATACCAGATGGCGAAGCACATCTGCGGTCTCGCCGCGGCCCTGTATGGAAGCGTGGACGCCGTTGTGCTGACCGGCGGCCTGGCGAATTCGAAGATGCTGACCGGGTGGATCCGCGATCGGTGCGGCTTCCTGGCGCCGATGTACATCTATGCCGGCGAGTTCGAAATGGAGGCTCTGCGCGACGGCGTGGCCCGGGCACTGTCAGGTGAGGAAGCTGTCCGGATCTACCCCACCGGCGAAGCGGAGGATGCGTGATGAGGAGCTTCGAGGAAATCCTGCAGCGCGCGGCCGCCATGGGTCCGAAACGCATCGCAATCGCCGGGGCCATGGACGAGGCATTGAAGGACGCGTTCGACGATGCGAAGAGACGGGGAGTTGCCCACACGGTCGAATTCACGAATCCGCTCTCCGCCGCTCGCGCCGTTCGCGAAGGCGAGGCCGACGTCCTTATGAAGGGAAAAGTAGATACGAAGGCCTTCATGGGTGCGGTGCTGGACAAGGAGAACGGTCTACGGAGCGGCAAGCTGATCAGCCATGCCTTCGTCTTCGAAGCATTCGGCCGGCTGATGATTATCACGGACGGTGGTATCGTCCTGAATCCGACACTTGAGGAAAAAGCCGAGATCGTCCGGAATGTCCTGCCGATCGCTCGGAAGCTCGGGATTGGGGAGCCACGAATCGCCGTCGTGACCGCCTACGAAAAAGAAAATCCCAAAATGCCGGAGACCGTCGATGCGGCTCAACTGGCAGCGATGAACATCGAAGGCTGCGTCGTGGAAGGCCCACTCGCGGTCGATGTCGCGATGAGCAAGGAAGCTGCGGCAGCGAAAGGTGTCGAGGGCCAGGTCCCGGGGAATGTCGACATCTTCCTCGCGCCGTCGGTCCTTGTTGGAAACATCCTCGCCAAGGGCATTATGTACTTCACTGGCTGCAGCGGCGGCGGAGTCGTCGCTGGAACATCCAGGCCGGTGACTTTTCTCTCAAGGTCGGACACGGCTCAAACGAAACTCCACACAATCGCTCTCGGGGTCCTGATGAGCGAGTAGGACTTGATACTCAGAAGGGGGTCAAGAATGGCAATCAAACGTGAGCTGATGACGGGCAACGAGGCAGTCGCCCGCGGAGCATGGGAGGCGGGAGTCGTGGTTGCCACGAGCTATCCCGGCACGCCCAGCACGGAAATCACCGAGGCGCTTTCCCATTACGAGGAAGTCAATGCCGAGTGGTCTGTGAACGAGAAAGTGGCGCTGGAAGTCGCCATCGGGGCCGCCTTTGCAGGCGTTCGGGCGATCGCGACAATGAAGCACGTCGGTGTAAACGTCGCTGCGGATCCGCTCTTCTCGCTGGCTTATGCCGGCGTGAATGCGGGACTGGTGATCGTCACGGCCGACGAGCCGGGACTGCACTCCTCGCAGAACGAGCAGGACAACCGCATCTACGCCAAGTTCGCCCAGATTCCGATGCTTGAGCCCTCTGACGCGCAGGAAGCAAAGGAGATGACGAAGCTCGCATTCGAACTGAGCGAAGAGCACGACACGCCCGTCATGCTGCGACTGACGACGCGCATCTGCCACACCGATAGCCCGGTGCGCCTGGGGCGTCGCGAAGAAGTCCCTCGACGGCCCTACCAGAAACAACCCCGCAAGTACGCCATGTTGCCGCCCCACGCGTACGGACGACATCTCGTTCTGGAGAAGCGCCAGGCCGTCCTCGAAGCCGTCTCGAACACATTCGACGGAAACCGCGTCGAGATGCGGTCATTGGAGTACGGCGTTGTCACCAGCGGCATCAGCTATCTGAACGTGCGCGAGGCGCTTCCCGAGTTCTCCGTGCTGAAGATCGGGATGACGTATCCTGTGCCGCATCAATTGATTCGCAACTTCGCGCAGCGAGTCGAGTACCTCTACGTTGTGGAAGAGAATCGGCCGTTCCTTGAGGAAGAGATCAAGGCCCTCGGAATCAAGGTCGAAGGCAAGGAGCAATTACTCTCGGTCGGTGAGCTTCCGGCAGAAGCACTACGCGAACGCATTCGCCATCGGCCGAGTCCCCAAAAGCCTCCCGTGCAGGATCTTCCTCCCCGACCGCCGCAGTTCTGTCCGGGGTGCGGACACCGCGGTGTCTTCCATGTGTTGTCGAAGAACCGCATCACGGTGAATGGTGATATTGGCTGCTATTCGCTAGGAGCGCTCGCGCCGTTCAACGCGATGGATACGTTGATTTGCATGGGAGCCTCTATCGGCATGGATCACGGTTTCCGCAAGGCAGCCGAGCCCAACGAACGCAGCGTTTCCGTCATCGGCGATTCCACGTTCTTCCACAGCGGCATGACGAATCTGCTTAACATGGTGTACAACAACGGCACCGCGACAACGATCATTCTGGACAACCGCATCACAGCCATGACCGGCCATCAGCCCAACCCCGCATCGGGTGTGCTGGCCGCCGGTGAGCAAGTTCGCCCGGCAAACATGGTGGAGATCTGCAAGGCCCTTGGCGTGAAGCACGTTCGCGAACTCGACGGCTTCGACATGCAAGGCATCGAGAAGGCCCTGAAGGAAGAGATGGATCGCCAGGAGCCCTCGGTGCTCGTCATCAATACACGTTGCGTGATGGTGGAGCGCGAACGCTTCGGTTCGGCCCGCGTGGTGGACGAAGATCTCTGCACGAAGTGCCGCCTCTGCTTGAAGTTGGGCTGTCCGGCGCTGACCATTGAAAACGATAAGATCGTCGTCACGGACTTCCTCTGCGATGGCTGTGGACTGTGCGAAGACGTTTGCCGCTTCGATGCGATCAAGTGCGAAGAACCCCAGGAGGTGAAGACATGAAGACCGCCGTGAAACCAGTTACGAATGTTCTCGCCGTAGGCGTTGGCGGCCAGGGCATCATCCGACTGTCGAATATTCTGGCCGAGACGGCATTCCGATCCGGCTTGGATGTGAAGAAATCGGAGATCCACGGCCTGTCCCAGCGAGGCGGCAGTGTCTACAGCCACATCCGCTGGGGTGAAACCGTCTTCTCACCAGTCATCATGGACGGCGAGGCGCACTTTGTTCTGGCCCTGGAGGAACTCGAGGCGCTCCGCTTCGCGCACACCGTGCGACCCGACGGGCTGATTCTCATCAACGACTTCCGTCTGCTGCCTGCGACCGTGGTGAATCGCCAGGCGGAGTATCCCGACGACATCGATGAGCAATTGCTTGAGTATGCCAGATTCGAGCGCATCCCAGCCACGAAGATGGCGGCGGATCTTGGGAATGTGCGGGCGGCGAACATAATCCTGATCGGGGCGCTTGCCAGGCACCTGGAACTGGACGTTGACACATGGAAGGCGGTTGTCCGCGACTCCTTCGCATCCAAGTTCGCCGAAATCAACGAACACGCGTTCGAGGTCGGATACAACTTCGCAGAAGCGGGAAAGGCGGAGCCTGAACCGGCAACATGACAGCTTCGGGTTGAGCCTTCATCCGGGTTGACCTCTCCGTCCCGCGGCGCGAGAATAGCGCTGGGAAGAAGTCTGGGAGGGAGGAGAAGAGACTCATTTAGGAGGCTGATATGCCCGGCGATCCGATTCGACTCGTGCAAGCCCTGGTTGGGGCCGAATTGTCCAGCCACGACGAAGTGGCTGTCAGCGCTGTTCCGAAGGGACCGGTGGTCACGCTCTCGCGCGACTACGGATCCGGCGGAGAGGATGTGGCTCACGAACTCTCGATGGCCCTGCACGTCGGGTGCTTCGATCGTGAGATTCTGGACGCCATCGCAGATAGCGCAAAAGTCGATCGCTTCCTCATGGAGCGCCTCGACGAGCAGGTTCGAGGGATCATGGACGCGTGGGCGTTCTCGATCATCAGTGGCAAGAGCGCCTTCAAGGAGGATTATCGGCGGCACCTGGTTAGCGTGATCCTCGGCATTTCGCAGCGTGGCGGCGTGATCGTGGGCCGCGGGGCCCACCTGATCCTCTGGGATCGAAAGGCCTTCCGCGTAAGGATTGTGGG
Proteins encoded in this window:
- a CDS encoding phosphate butyryltransferase, with protein sequence MRSFEEILQRAAAMGPKRIAIAGAMDEALKDAFDDAKRRGVAHTVEFTNPLSAARAVREGEADVLMKGKVDTKAFMGAVLDKENGLRSGKLISHAFVFEAFGRLMIITDGGIVLNPTLEEKAEIVRNVLPIARKLGIGEPRIAVVTAYEKENPKMPETVDAAQLAAMNIEGCVVEGPLAVDVAMSKEAAAAKGVEGQVPGNVDIFLAPSVLVGNILAKGIMYFTGCSGGGVVAGTSRPVTFLSRSDTAQTKLHTIALGVLMSE
- a CDS encoding (2Fe-2S)-binding protein, with translation MESPTELCVCFHVPFQKVAKFIRLNNPQVPSQCSECFGAGTGCGWCVPFIEKLFEEIRAGEQNPQMKMSADEYRQRRREYMAKTRQDLLELEDVSGESVADAGELQDEILPDDT
- a CDS encoding indolepyruvate oxidoreductase subunit beta, encoding MKTAVKPVTNVLAVGVGGQGIIRLSNILAETAFRSGLDVKKSEIHGLSQRGGSVYSHIRWGETVFSPVIMDGEAHFVLALEELEALRFAHTVRPDGLILINDFRLLPATVVNRQAEYPDDIDEQLLEYARFERIPATKMAADLGNVRAANIILIGALARHLELDVDTWKAVVRDSFASKFAEINEHAFEVGYNFAEAGKAEPEPAT
- the iorA gene encoding indolepyruvate ferredoxin oxidoreductase subunit alpha, producing the protein MAIKRELMTGNEAVARGAWEAGVVVATSYPGTPSTEITEALSHYEEVNAEWSVNEKVALEVAIGAAFAGVRAIATMKHVGVNVAADPLFSLAYAGVNAGLVIVTADEPGLHSSQNEQDNRIYAKFAQIPMLEPSDAQEAKEMTKLAFELSEEHDTPVMLRLTTRICHTDSPVRLGRREEVPRRPYQKQPRKYAMLPPHAYGRHLVLEKRQAVLEAVSNTFDGNRVEMRSLEYGVVTSGISYLNVREALPEFSVLKIGMTYPVPHQLIRNFAQRVEYLYVVEENRPFLEEEIKALGIKVEGKEQLLSVGELPAEALRERIRHRPSPQKPPVQDLPPRPPQFCPGCGHRGVFHVLSKNRITVNGDIGCYSLGALAPFNAMDTLICMGASIGMDHGFRKAAEPNERSVSVIGDSTFFHSGMTNLLNMVYNNGTATTIILDNRITAMTGHQPNPASGVLAAGEQVRPANMVEICKALGVKHVRELDGFDMQGIEKALKEEMDRQEPSVLVINTRCVMVERERFGSARVVDEDLCTKCRLCLKLGCPALTIENDKIVVTDFLCDGCGLCEDVCRFDAIKCEEPQEVKT
- the buk gene encoding butyrate kinase, with translation MNRPLILVINPGSTSTRAAVYGGEELLAERHLICDPAKLAGFARVIDQAAYRKEQILEMLREIEISLSELDAIAARGAPLRSVPGGVYRINREMLADAIDDGFVEHASKVACVIANELSREAQNIPAFIVDPISTDEYDEISRISGLAELPRQSLTHALNMKRAARHCATEIGKRYEDANLIIAHLGGGCSIAAHRHGRMVDSVDANGEGPFSPERSGGLRVDDLARMVLVSGDDYARIRRRLTREGGLKSHLGTTDAKEVEQRVEDGDANARLVFQAMAYQMAKHICGLAAALYGSVDAVVLTGGLANSKMLTGWIRDRCGFLAPMYIYAGEFEMEALRDGVARALSGEEAVRIYPTGEAEDA
- a CDS encoding tetratricopeptide repeat protein, producing the protein MVCPPPWEDEEEESSGWIDGFEDEDDEFEGDDFEDDEFEEDDEFEFGDDDADAEDEEDDLESLIEEGEALIEEGEYQEALDLFREASERFPENPLALYHLGQTALMMFTDGLEDNPNWEDDDDLVGFYEEAQNAFDAALSLEEEYYPALNGQGALFMVLDNPDSAIECWERSLEINSDQDEIVQALDEARGQAED
- a CDS encoding cytidylate kinase-like family protein, translated to MPGDPIRLVQALVGAELSSHDEVAVSAVPKGPVVTLSRDYGSGGEDVAHELSMALHVGCFDREILDAIADSAKVDRFLMERLDEQVRGIMDAWAFSIISGKSAFKEDYRRHLVSVILGISQRGGVIVGRGAHLILWDRKAFRVRIVGSLDRCAKRVAEKENISQEEAEKKIQHINQERASFIKNLYRHDLSDCSSFDMVLNSDRYTPQVLARMIANAMRLAGFAVPVE